Genomic DNA from Carnobacteriaceae bacterium zg-C25:
AGCTTTTTGTGGAATGTAAGAGACAATATTATTTAGTGTCTCATGCGTGTAATTGGCAATCGGTTCATGATTAATTAAAATTTCTCCTTCGGTTACATCAAAAAAGCGCGCAATTAAATTGACTAATGTACTTTTCCCACTACCTGTTGAACCAATAAAGGCAGCAGTTTGACCCGCTTTTACTTCAAAGCTAACGTTGTCTAACACTTTTTCAGCATCATCTGCATACGCAAAAGATACATTTTTAAAGATGACACTACCTTTATCGTTTGCCGCACTTTCGACTAACTCACCAAACTGTAAACGACTTGGTTCATCCAATACTTCGTTAATTCGACGAGCGGATACTAACGCACGTGGCAAGATAAAGAAAATCACCATCATCATCATAAAACCAAAGATCACTTGCATGGCGTATGACGAGAAGACAATCATATCGGTAAATAATGTTAAGCGATCTAGTAATTGCGCTTCATTGATTAAAATTGCTCCAATCCAATAAATACCTAAAGTTAATCCACCCATCAATAATGTCATCACAGGACTCATGATGGCCATCAATCTTTGCATGTATAAATTTAAATCGGTTAATTGTGTATTCACTGCTTCAAATTTATTTTCTTCATAGCGTTCTGCGTTGTAGGCACGCACAACACGCACCCCCGTCAACATCGCACGTAAAGACGCATTGAGTTTATCGGTAAGTGTTTGTGCAATACGTTGTTTCGGAAAAGCAAAAATGAGTAAGACCGTCAAAACACTTACAATAAGCAAGACGGCACCAGATGTTAATAATAACCACGCCTGATTTTTATCGGCAATTTTACTCATTGCCCAAACCGCCATAACCGGCCCTTTGACAACGACTTGTAATCCCATCGCAATCAACATTGTAATTTGCGTAATGTCATTGGTTGTACGCGTTAAAAGACTGGATACGGAAAATTCATTCACTTGTGCCGGAGATAAATCGATGACTTTCTCAAACACATTTTGGCGTAAACGTGTTGAAAAACTAGCAGCAACACGCGCTGCTGAAAAACCAATAAACACACTAACAGCTAAACTAGCTAAAGATAAACTCAACATTGATAACCCCGGTGTCAAAATATCCGACACACTACTATTTGGCGTTTGTAAAACGGTTGTGATTTCGGACATAAATTCTGGAATTTTCAAATCTAAAAATACTTGAACGAAGACAAAAACTGTAGCACTTAAAATCCAGCCTACCTCTTTGCCATTTAATCGTTTAATCAATTTAATCATGTTGTTCCTCCTGTAAATTCTTTGAAATTTGTTTAAAGACTGCAACAACACAGTCTAAATCTTTCTTATCAATATTCGCAAAAACGGTTTCATGTAAAATGTTTCGAAACTCTTTTAACCGATTGTATTTTTGATACCCTAACTCGCTCAAACGAATACACTGTTTGCGCTTGTCTGTAGGGTGCTGCTCCAAGCGAATAAATTGATTTTTTTCCATTCGTTTAATTAAACGACTCGCCACTGATTTTTCAATGTGTAAATGTTCTTCAATATGCTTTTGATAAATGACTTGCGATTGTTGTTCAAATAAATAGCACACGACTTCGCCTTGCGGACCATCTAAATGATCCAACTCTAATCGAATGGCTTCTTTTTTACAAAAATCATCTATTTGTTTAATAATATTTTTAAAATCTGGATGTTTATTTTCTCTTTTAGTTGTCATAGCAACCATTTTAAATGATGGCATTCAAAAAAGCAATAGGTTTTGAAAAATTTTCAAATTAATTTACCGTAATTTTCATGGCATTTCCATTTCGCATTTGAAATACACCACCTATTAGACAAACAAAAAACACCCGTTCTATCATTTAAGCGCTAGAATCTTAGTGATTCATCACTTTTTTAAAAACAAGAAAACCGACAACGAAGCAAACGCCTCGTTATCGGTTGATAAAGTTATTTAATTTTAGCCGCCAACACGAGTTGACATAGAATCAATTTTCTCTACTTTCATCATATACTGACCTTTGTGTCACCCGTCACTGACTTCATGTTTTAATGATGCGCTTGGGTCGAGTTTCCCTCTACTTCTTCTGAAGTTGGATTGACCACACGTACCACATCACTATCCTCAGATTCTGTTTCTTTATTGTTCATTTCTGATGTAACATCTCTTGATTCTTTTTCTTCCGTTTCTGAAGATCCTTCTGGCATTTCAGATGTTGATACTTCTGGCGTATCAGACGTTGATACTTCTTCACTAGAGTTTGGTGTTTCGCTTACTGCACGATTTGTAGTATCTTCTTCAACACGATTCACTGCCGTATTTGGTTTTGGTGTAACAGAAACAGGTTTTTCTTTGAAATTTGACGGCGTTGGTGTTGGATCAGTTGGTCCAATTAACCCTCTAACATCTTCTACAAAACGTTTCGCATCTTCTCGAACGGACGGTACTCTCCACTCAAATGGTTCATCTAATCTCGCATATTTTGGACCCGTTTTTGTATGATTTGTTTCTTCCGGTTTTTCATGAGACAAACGAATGGCATCTTTAGCGTCTGCAATCAAATGGAAAATAGAGAAGATAGATTTGCGATTCATAATACTTGCTTCATAAGATTCGTAAATCGCATTTGACACAGATTCTCTTGTATCATAAGACAATTCTTTATCGTCTACATGGGCTAATAAATAATCTAAAAACTGTAATCCAGTAATACCTGGTCTTGCTCTCAAATCATTAAATCCATTGATATATAGATCCAAATCATTTAATCGTTGCAGATTTTTTGATTCACTAACTTTATAAAGTTTATCTAACAGATTTTCTTTTGTGATTGAAAATCTTGATAAATTCAATCGATTGATTTTATCAACAAGCTCACTATGTTTTTGCGCTAATGCTTGGTCTTCTGCTGACAATGCTTCTTCTTTATTTAACAAAATATATTGTTTTTCAAAAGCTGCCAACATATCTAAATAACCTTGCGTTGAATTACCACCTAAAGCAACTTTTTCTTTAAACTGACGTAAAGCGGTTTTAATACGTCTTAATTGCTTAGGGTCATCTTTATAAGTATTCTCCGCTTGTTTTTCAAGCTCTTGCGCTTTATTGATAACAACATCTTTATCTAAATCACCACGAACAAAGGCGCCAACAATATCTGGCAATTTATTTTTAAAGTATTCTTTTTCTCCACCTGACATAATTTTTACATAATGACTATGATCGCCATGTGAAATAACAAAATAACCATCTTTAATTTCTAATTGTTCCGGAGAAACACCCATTCGTTCTGCAATAGATAACCATTCATTTTCAAAATCCGCCTCTTTATCATCTGTCATAACAGGGACTTTTAATTTATCAACTGGAATAGCATACGGATGAATATGAGACGGATCATATTCATGTGTTGGTTCATTAAATACAAAGTATCCATTATGCACTTTAATGGCTTCTCTTGGAACACCATACGCCGCTATAATATAATTTATTTTTTCTTCTAAATTATCTGGCAATTTCGTTGGTTCTTCTGATTTTTCTTTCTCATGAGGTTTCACAAAATCAACTGGAAGGTCTTTTTTGTAAATATAATGGAAATGATCTCCGTGACGGACAACATACCCTTCTGTATCTTCACTCACAATATCTTTTGGGTCAAATGCAAATTGATGATGATCACCCTCTCCATTATGATGTTCTTCTACCACTTTAATATTTGGGTATTTAATTTTTGGATCGTCATGTGTTTCACCAATTTCATCTGTACCTGCTAAATCAGCATATAAATGCCAATGGTCGCCATGTTTCACCGCTAGCACTGGTGTTTCATTTTCATGGTTTTCGTGGTCATGGTGTTCATGATTGTGGTGTTCTTCTACCACTTTAATATTTGGGTATTTAATTTTTGGATCGTCATGTGTTGAGCCGATTTCATCTTTGCCTTCTAAATCGGCATATAAATGCCAATGATCCCCATGTTTTACCGCTAATACCGGTGTCTCGTCATGATGATGGTGATGCTCATGATCGTGGTGTTCTTCTACCACTTTAATGTTTGGGTATTTAATTTTTGGATTGTCATGTGTTGAACCAATTTCATCTGTACCTGCTAAATCAGCATACAAATGCCAATGATCGCCATGTTTTACCGCTAACACTGGTGTCTCATCATGATCGTGATGACCACCACCATATTCATTATATTCAGCGTTTGGATACAAATGACGTGGGTCGCTATAAACAACCGCTTCTTTCCCATCGCGTGTATACAAATGGTAATGATCGCCATGTTTTGCAATACGCACAACATCTATTTTAGGCGCTTGAGCGGTAGCTGCTGCACTATGATGAACATGCACCGGATGTGGCGCATATGGATTAACCGTCACATTGCTAAACAAAGCAGATGGATCACGATACGTTACATACTCTTTTCCATCTCGTGTATGCACGTGCCAATGGTCCCCATGCAAAGCAACCGAAACAACGTCCATATTTTTCAATTCATCTAGCGAAACCACGCTCACCATTTCTAATACGGCACCATTATTTTGATTTGGATCAGTATACGTAATCACTTCTCGACCATCTCGTGTATGCACATGCCAATGGTCCCCATGTTGTACAATTTTAACAACATCTTCGCCCTTAACTTCTTGATCGACTAACACTTGCGTCGTATTATCTTTGACCAACTGTTGTTTTAAAGCCGTTGTTTCAACCACTTGATTTTTTGATGATTTAGCGGTTGTTGACGTTGATACTGTTGGCGCCGATATCGTTGTTCCCAATTGAACTGCACACACACCGGCTGCCAAAACTGCCACAATTGCAGCAACTGATTTTTTCATAAGTTTTCTCCTATTTCTTTTTCATTAATAACGAAACCATTAACCCAATTACTGCCAAGACGACAATAACTGACCCAGATTTTAAATTTAAATAATATGACACGAGTAACCCCGCATAAATGCACACTAACGATATGACAATCGATAAGATTAATGTTTTTTTGTAGGTTTTAGTGTACTGCATTGCCGTCATAACCGGTATCACCAATAAAGACGACACAATCAACGAACCAATCGCTTTAGCCGACAATGCAATGGCAACTGCCGATAAGATGGTAATGACAAAGTTCACTACCTTTACATTGATACCTAATAAACGCGCTGACATTGGATTGAAGACAACTAAAAAGATTTGCTTAAACCATGCATAGTACACTAACAACACCCCTAAAGCTGTTGCTACAATCACTAAAAATTCACCGTCATTTATCGTAATAATCGAGCCGAACAAATAGGAACTAATCGCGTTCCCGTTGCCCGAAAAACCGGAAAACAGACCGGCAACCCCGACACCGAGCGCTAAAATGATAACAGTGGACACTTCTTGATACGCTTTTAACCGATAGCGAATGGCTTCAATGCTAAATCCGGCGAACACACACGCTACAATGGCGGACACCATTGGATTAATGCCAAAACTTAGCCCAATCGTCACCCCGGCTAACGAGGCGTGCGATAAAGAATCTCCAATCATCGCTAAACGTTTGAGTAACATCGGCAACCCAATGCACGGTAAAATGATACCGATAAGCGTACCAACAATAAACGCACGTTGCATAAACTCATATTCAAAAATTTCTAACATTCACACACTCTCCCATGTACATGATAATGCTCACGATCACATATCGCGCACATGCCACTGGACACTTCCAAAACATAATCAACATACGGCAAGGCGTGATGAATATGGTGTGTGACCATGACGATTGTTTTACCTTGTTTAACCAACCGTTCCAATAAAGCGTATAACTCTGTTGCGAAATGGACATCAATGTTATTCGTCGGTTCATCTAACAATAAAATCGGAGCGTCTTGTACTAAGGCTAATAAAATACCTAGACGTTGTAATTGTCCACCAGATAATTCACTTAATTTTTTGTGCTGATGCCCTAGTAAATTAACCATCTGTAAATAATCCATCTTTTTAGATTGCTTGTTTAAATAGGCTAAATGTACCTCTAACACTTCTTCAATCGATGTTGGAAATTGTTGGTAGGCTTGTAAACTTTGTTGCGAAATATAGGCAACTTGTTGTTCTTTAATCGCCTTTTGACACGGTTGTCCACCAATGGTAACTTGCCCACTTTGTATCGGTAACTCACCAAGCATCACATTCAATAAAGTTGTTTTACCCACACCATTATCGCCAATGATTGCCGTAAATGAATGATTTGGTATGGCAATACTCACATCATCAAAAAGCACTTTGTCATCATAGGCAAATGTCACATTTTCTAAACAAATGGCACTACTACTCATTGAACGATTCCACCAATGCTTTTAAATTGTGACGCATCAATTCTAAATACCCTTTATCCATCTCTTCTTTAGATAGACTTTCCATCGTATATAAAGTTGAGGTTTTCGTATTTGTATTTTTTGCCAACGTTTCAGCCACTTTTGGTGTCGCTTTTCCTTCAAAGAAAATTGTTGTAATACCATGTTGTTTGACAAAATCGGCAATTGTTTTTAACTGTTGTGCACTCGGTTCCTCATCTGGTGAAATCCCCGTCACTGCCACTTGTTTTAACTGATAATCGTACGCTAAATAATTAAACGCTGCATGCGATACAACAAAATAGCGTTTATCCACTGGCACATGCGCCAATTCTTTTTCAAACATTTCGTCCAACGCTTTAAATTGCTCTAATGCCGTTTTTAAATTTGCTTCATAATACGCTTTATTGTCCACGTCAAGTGCAACAGCTTTTTCATAAATGGTGCGTAATTGTGTCATTGCGTTTTTAACACTTAACCACGTATGCGGATTAACCGACACTTTATCATTCGTCACGCCATCGCCACTAGAAAGCAACGTTAAACCTTGTGATAAATCTAAAAATTTCGATTCATCTTTCACTTTTTCTTTTAAATCATCAATAAACGTTTCCATATTGGCGCCGTTATAAACGACTAAATCCGCACTTTGAATTTTCGCCATTTGTGACGGTTGCAACTCAAAATCATGCGCCTCTTGATTACCTTCAATGATTAACGACACATTCATTTTGTCTCCAACAATGCGCTTCGTTAAATCATATACCGGATAAAACGTTGTATAGACTGTTTTTTTACCATTTGTAGATTCTGTCTTTTGTGATGTGGTAGTTGCTGCAGAACAACCAAACAATACACCCACAAATAAAAAAGACATGATCATGCGTAGCCATTTTTTCATGAATATCCTCCCTTTATAAATCGTAACCATTCCTCATTGTAACGCTAGAGACGCTATTTGTAAAC
This window encodes:
- a CDS encoding ABC transporter ATP-binding protein, giving the protein MIKLIKRLNGKEVGWILSATVFVFVQVFLDLKIPEFMSEITTVLQTPNSSVSDILTPGLSMLSLSLASLAVSVFIGFSAARVAASFSTRLRQNVFEKVIDLSPAQVNEFSVSSLLTRTTNDITQITMLIAMGLQVVVKGPVMAVWAMSKIADKNQAWLLLTSGAVLLIVSVLTVLLIFAFPKQRIAQTLTDKLNASLRAMLTGVRVVRAYNAERYEENKFEAVNTQLTDLNLYMQRLMAIMSPVMTLLMGGLTLGIYWIGAILINEAQLLDRLTLFTDMIVFSSYAMQVIFGFMMMMVIFFILPRALVSARRINEVLDEPSRLQFGELVESAANDKGSVIFKNVSFAYADDAEKVLDNVSFEVKAGQTAAFIGSTGSGKSTLVNLIARFFDVTEGEILINHEPIANYTHETLNNIVSYIPQKAILFSGTIDSNLMFGDSSATPLHTQDKERALSLAQALPFVQEKEDGLESAVAQNGTNFSGGQRQRLTIARALARKGDIIIFDDSFSALDYKTDRVLRAQLAKETQGITKLIVAQRISTIMDADLIVVLDEGKVVGQGTHKELLETNAVYQEIAYSQLSKEELSRG
- a CDS encoding metal ABC transporter permease, which gives rise to MLEIFEYEFMQRAFIVGTLIGIILPCIGLPMLLKRLAMIGDSLSHASLAGVTIGLSFGINPMVSAIVACVFAGFSIEAIRYRLKAYQEVSTVIILALGVGVAGLFSGFSGNGNAISSYLFGSIITINDGEFLVIVATALGVLLVYYAWFKQIFLVVFNPMSARLLGINVKVVNFVITILSAVAIALSAKAIGSLIVSSLLVIPVMTAMQYTKTYKKTLILSIVISLVCIYAGLLVSYYLNLKSGSVIVVLAVIGLMVSLLMKKK
- a CDS encoding MarR family transcriptional regulator, producing MTTKRENKHPDFKNIIKQIDDFCKKEAIRLELDHLDGPQGEVVCYLFEQQSQVIYQKHIEEHLHIEKSVASRLIKRMEKNQFIRLEQHPTDKRKQCIRLSELGYQKYNRLKEFRNILHETVFANIDKKDLDCVVAVFKQISKNLQEEQHD
- a CDS encoding pneumococcal-type histidine triad protein, which codes for MKKSVAAIVAVLAAGVCAVQLGTTISAPTVSTSTTAKSSKNQVVETTALKQQLVKDNTTQVLVDQEVKGEDVVKIVQHGDHWHVHTRDGREVITYTDPNQNNGAVLEMVSVVSLDELKNMDVVSVALHGDHWHVHTRDGKEYVTYRDPSALFSNVTVNPYAPHPVHVHHSAAATAQAPKIDVVRIAKHGDHYHLYTRDGKEAVVYSDPRHLYPNAEYNEYGGGHHDHDETPVLAVKHGDHWHLYADLAGTDEIGSTHDNPKIKYPNIKVVEEHHDHEHHHHHDETPVLAVKHGDHWHLYADLEGKDEIGSTHDDPKIKYPNIKVVEEHHNHEHHDHENHENETPVLAVKHGDHWHLYADLAGTDEIGETHDDPKIKYPNIKVVEEHHNGEGDHHQFAFDPKDIVSEDTEGYVVRHGDHFHYIYKKDLPVDFVKPHEKEKSEEPTKLPDNLEEKINYIIAAYGVPREAIKVHNGYFVFNEPTHEYDPSHIHPYAIPVDKLKVPVMTDDKEADFENEWLSIAERMGVSPEQLEIKDGYFVISHGDHSHYVKIMSGGEKEYFKNKLPDIVGAFVRGDLDKDVVINKAQELEKQAENTYKDDPKQLRRIKTALRQFKEKVALGGNSTQGYLDMLAAFEKQYILLNKEEALSAEDQALAQKHSELVDKINRLNLSRFSITKENLLDKLYKVSESKNLQRLNDLDLYINGFNDLRARPGITGLQFLDYLLAHVDDKELSYDTRESVSNAIYESYEASIMNRKSIFSIFHLIADAKDAIRLSHEKPEETNHTKTGPKYARLDEPFEWRVPSVREDAKRFVEDVRGLIGPTDPTPTPSNFKEKPVSVTPKPNTAVNRVEEDTTNRAVSETPNSSEEVSTSDTPEVSTSEMPEGSSETEEKESRDVTSEMNNKETESEDSDVVRVVNPTSEEVEGNSTQAHH
- a CDS encoding ATP-binding cassette domain-containing protein, with translation MSSSAICLENVTFAYDDKVLFDDVSIAIPNHSFTAIIGDNGVGKTTLLNVMLGELPIQSGQVTIGGQPCQKAIKEQQVAYISQQSLQAYQQFPTSIEEVLEVHLAYLNKQSKKMDYLQMVNLLGHQHKKLSELSGGQLQRLGILLALVQDAPILLLDEPTNNIDVHFATELYALLERLVKQGKTIVMVTHHIHHALPYVDYVLEVSSGMCAICDREHYHVHGRVCEC
- a CDS encoding zinc ABC transporter substrate-binding protein produces the protein MKKWLRMIMSFLFVGVLFGCSAATTTSQKTESTNGKKTVYTTFYPVYDLTKRIVGDKMNVSLIIEGNQEAHDFELQPSQMAKIQSADLVVYNGANMETFIDDLKEKVKDESKFLDLSQGLTLLSSGDGVTNDKVSVNPHTWLSVKNAMTQLRTIYEKAVALDVDNKAYYEANLKTALEQFKALDEMFEKELAHVPVDKRYFVVSHAAFNYLAYDYQLKQVAVTGISPDEEPSAQQLKTIADFVKQHGITTIFFEGKATPKVAETLAKNTNTKTSTLYTMESLSKEEMDKGYLELMRHNLKALVESFNE